In the Lepus europaeus isolate LE1 chromosome 10, mLepTim1.pri, whole genome shotgun sequence genome, TGCATGCTGTCAGAATCAGTGAATCATTTTTTATAGaagagtttcaaataaaaaacgtGTTGCCCCAATGCTGTGGTCCCTGCTCGATCACTGTCAAGGATCACATCTGAGTGTCTGAAAATGCACGTGCCGTAGTTAGAAGCTGTTGGAAGCCTGAGGAGACACGAAGGCGAGACACTAGGACAGGGCAAGTTGGGGTCAGTGTCGCACCCGTGTGCACATGCGGACTTGCGTCGCTGGCGTCCTCACAGCTCTAACGCCTCGCCAACAGAAGATGTGGAATGTGATTCTCCCAAGTTCTATATTCcgtttcatttaaaaatgcttcggggggccggtgctgtggcatagcgggtaaagacaacgcctgcagtgctggcatcccatatgggccccggtttgagccctggctgctccacttccagtccagctctctgctaaggcctgggaaagcagtagaagatggtccaggtccttgggctcctgcacctgcgtgggagacctgaagaagctcctggcttcggattggcgcagctccggccgttgtggccaattggggagtgaaccagcggatgaaagacctctctctctctctctctctgtgtaactctgactttaaaataaataaatgttttaaaaaacatacttcAGGGATTGGCACACCAGGCCAGGTTCCAAGGTGGTAATTCCTTCAGGCTTGTTCAAAGAACCTCTGGGAAATCAGTGAGGATGAAAACATCGCATGCGCAATACAAAATCAGCAAAGGATGCCAACAGTCAGTTCACTGTGGGAGGTGACACCAGCGGTGGAATTCTGGCGCGACAATAAACCACATGTACACGCCGCACTGACAAAATGTTACACCTGAGGTTTGATGCTGCAGAACTCTGTGGGAGAAATGCAGACTCAGGGACGATTTCATGAAAACagtgaaaatatgtaaaataatgtgGCCGTGTCTACCTGTAGACGCTACAAGAggttaaagccacctcctgcaatgccagcatctcataggagAGCCGGTTCCAGTCCTAATTGCtccgctgctaatgtgcctgggaaagcagtgggagatggcccgaaTACTCAGGAGAACCCCCTCCCTCCCCGACTCCCACTGGACTCCCTGGACAGCGCAGGAGCGTCCCGGAACTGCAGGAGGGGGCCGAGCCGCCCCCCACCCGCCTACCACTACCCGGGATGCGTCCCCTGCGGGAGCGCCTTCCACACCGGTCCTCATCTGCAGTGGGGCTGTGCGCCCTCTGCGGCGCGGCGGGGCCTCGTTGCCTACACCCGGTCCCGGCCGGCACCAGGGACCACGCGGCTGccacagacccccccccccccccagccccgggtTCTGCTGGGACCCAGTGCCCAGCCTTGCGGGCCCGCCCTGGGCGCTCCcgtccatatctgagtgcctggttccaggaTTCCGGCCTCTTGCTAACgtgcaggctgggaggcagcaggtgacgcccaagcactggagtccctgccacccacgtggaacacgtggagtcctgggctcctagctctgccctggtcccagccctggctgttgcaggtacttgggTGAACGAGCCGAGCCAAGGGatgaaaagctctctctctctgcctctcaaataaagcgAGAGCATCCGCCTTCCTGTTTCAGTTTTCATGTTCCTCCCCGAGGTCTCTGAGCACCGTGCTCCACCCAGGGTActgctgggtttgggtttggtggAGTGTGCTGAGGGGGCGTCTGGGAGAGGCAGCGGCTGGGGCCCGCATGGGGAGGAGGTGGAGTGACGTGGAGTCTCACAGCAGAGATAGATGAACAGTGAGCAATGCAGAGGGGCCGTTGTCAACGTCACCACGACCCTGACATTCCCGGAACTGCAGGCAGGCGGTCAGCTCCAAGCTCAGCCTGTGCACACCTGCTCCGGCAGATGTGCACGCCGGGGGTTGGAGGAGGTTCAGGAGGGCCCCTGTCCACAGCTTCTCTGGCCAATGTGGTTCTAAGACCCCCAGGAGTTCCTGTCAGGCTCCCTACCACCCTCCAGGTGGCAGGTGAGGGAGGTGGCGTCCCTGGGCTGGGGTGTGGAGCCCGGCAGCAGCCCGTGCCCACCCACTGCCCCTGCGTCTTTCTGTAGACAGTGTGTCCGAGGATCCTCACTGTGGAAACTCACATGTACGGCCATGCGCGATTTTTATGCTCAAAGcagctttgaattccatttcccagTTTTGGAAGTGCTCTGCTTTGTGCTAGCGTCTCTGTggagctgcctggcccagctggtcGGGCAGGAGTCGGACCTGCCTGGCTACTGTTTTGCCATGGCTCTGAAAGCACGTTGTCACGGGCAGGATAATGACATTGTCCTGACAGGTGCCTCGGCAGGTAACTGTCACCGTGTGAGCATCCCACAGCACCCTCACACACATGAGAAGGCTCCACTACCACTGGGGGAgactttttaggatttatttactaaaggcaaaattagagagaaggagagggagatcttccatctgctggttccctcccccaagtggttgcaacagctggatcagagcagtgtgaagccaggagccaggagcttcttctgggtctcctacatgagtgcaggggcccaaggactcgggccatcttccactgctttcccaggtgcattaacagggagctggctcagaagtggggcagccaggtgtcaagcctgcactcatatgggaaccTGTTGCTCAGGTCATAGCTTTAACCTGCCCAGGTGAGACCATATTATGGGGCCACTGTGTATGTTGTGATGTTGACCCGTAGTCACGTGGGGCCTGACTGTACTCACCTCGCCATCTCAGCCTTGTCTCCTGGTGGAATTAGGAGACCCTGAAGTGCCAGGGACACACCTGAGCCTACTGTTTCCCAGTGTGCCGCAGTGGAGCCCCGGGTATTATAAGCCCACCGTCTGCCCACGCTGCACACCCTTGTCCTCGGGATTCTTTACACCTACCCCGGGCTGATGATGGCACAAGATGGGGCTGACTCATAAACCTGGCTGCAAACCGATCTGGGGAGTCAACACGCCCCGGGGCAGGGGGCCACAGGAGGAGACCGCCATCTGGGACACCGCTCTATCACCACGCCGTTCCTTCCCACACTTTCCCATTGCAATATCCCAACTCCCACCCCCATGCCAAACCTCACTCTCTTCCCAAGGAAAACGGAACTGGGAGAGCTGCACATCACAAGCTCTCGTCCACTGTCAGAGAAAGCCGGGGCCTGctacaaggggacttcagaacattaacaggaaaatggaatcagaagcTAAGTTTTTCTCAGTGTAAAAATACTCTGAAGCCTATGCACACCACACCATGGTTTCTCACGACTCCCATTTTCCAGGAGCTTTCTGAAGTGCACTTGTTCAGGGCTTTCTCTTCCTCTACACGGGAGAAACAATCAGGGCTGGCTTCAGGGCCAGTCACGTGGCCTCTGATCCTGTAGTCCCCCATACTCAGGGATCTTCCTCTTAACACACATGCTCAGTCACCTCCTCTGCGCGCCATCCAATCGCCACTCCCCTGAAGCGAGCGGCTGAGCCTTTAGTCTTTCCCCTGCTGGACCCACTCACCCCGCAGTAAGGTGCTCCGCAGGCCCAGGCACCTGTCCAGGATCCCGGGGCCCTGTGCCGTGCACTAGCACAAGGAGGGCCTTTGACAAGCGCCGTTGCTTGGCTCTGCCCTCAAAGACCTGGCTGCAGTGGGCCTGGCGCGTGGCAGGGCTGGGCGATGCTGCGTGAGCTGCAGCCTGGGGTCACTGTGTGCACCCGCCGTGCCGGGGCCAGGAGCTCAGGCCTCTGCCCACATCTAACCCTCCCCTCATCCCCCTCCCCTCGAAACTCAAACACATCAGGTAAAAGGAAAAGCAGCGACGTTTATATTACGCTGTCAGAACTTCCAGAGCTGGGTTCTCTACTGAGCaggtagaaaaatagaaaagtctgCTAGGTTGAAAAGGCGACAAGGACAAGTGAGTCCCTGTCAGGAGAGCGGCTCCTGGGACTCGCGCGCGGTTCTGCCTCAGCGCAGGGCGCTCTGTGGAGTCTCTGCAGCCACAGAGGAGAacctggggtccctgcctcccgAGATCTGTGCCTGGCGTCTCTCCCCACAGCCAGGGCGCCCCTagttggcccagtcctggaagCGGAAGCAGTCACTGGCGATCTTCCACACGGTGTTGCTGGGCGAGGCCTGCGCGGTGAGGATGAAGTTCTGGTTGAAGTCCCGCTGTTTGTTGCCTTCGAACTTCACTGTCCCACAGATGACCACGAGCACTGTGGTCTGGCTCGGCGTGGCTTCGTCGTGCACAGGCTGGCAGTCCACCACACTGATCTGGAACTCACTGGAAGGCAGCATCTCAAAAAACTCACTCAGGGACTCGTGTCCCGAGACGGCGTTTCCATTCCACACCAGGGTGGCGGTGCCCATGTACAGGCGCGAGAGCAGTCGCCGCCGCTTGTCCATGGTGGTGTAGTAAACGTTGACGAACTCCTCGGCCGCCCGGCACGCCTGGTCCACGTAGGTCTTGAAGTCCACAGACGCCATCCCCGCTGCTGTGGGTGTGGGGTCCCGCCGGGGCGTCGTCTCGGACCGGAGAAGCCCAGGGCTGCGGGGCAGGGAGGGTGAAGAGAACACGTGTGAGTGCCCGAGTGCGTCCTGCTGACATCCCAGGGGCAAACCCGAGAAGCGGAGCAGAGGCAGCCACAGCCTCAGTGTGTCCACGGCGGGACAGGACCGTCACCGCTGTGGCATCAGGTCAGCCGGGTAAATCAGGGCTCAGTCGACAAATCCCATTTTACAGGGCGCAGCGTGTCTGATGAGGGAAGTGCCGGGACACAGGTGTGAGTGCCCCTACAGAGAGTGGCAGCACCCTTCCTGGGCGTGGCcagcagctgcaggtgcacaCGCCAGGGCACTTCGGGCTCAACCAAGGCCAAGCACACAGGCAGGGTGCACTTGCAGCCGCTGAGTCTGAAAGGCCTTGTAAAGTGCcccgcaccccaccccccaggaagcagaagccagattctcacacttgatcttagccaaaaggccgagaagcaatgcCAGATTCTCAATAGGTTAAGATAACAAATGTCCAGAGGACAagacccaaatggcagccacaatCCCCCAGGACGAGGGGAGCTTAAGGGGCACAGAGCCAACTTGCGCAGGGCTGACACCCACCAGGGGAAACCCATGGGGCTGCAAGGCCACAACAGATGGGCTCTGCAAAGCTACAtctccttaaaagaaaaatccaaaggcATAAATAACATTTGCTATTTCCAGGGAACAATCACAATtgttatattttttcatatgatTAAAAAAGTTTCACTTAAAACCCAACAGAggacaatattattaaaatagtggatttcttttttttttttttacatatatatttatgtatttgaaaggcagagttagagagagagagaggtcttccaaccactggttcactccccagatggccgcagctgttagggctaggccaaagccaggagcctggagtttcaccagattcttccacgtgggtgcaggggcccagtgctgtcttccgctgctttcccaggccatagcagagagctggaccggaaccgcagcagctgggtctcaagcaGGCTGTCCTAAGGGCTGTCAGGGTCCCAGGTGCTGGGCCCCTCGAtcgcccctcccccccatctcAAAGACCTTGccttagaaacaaaaacaaaaacaaaatttggctttttaaaaagtctatgtaTTTACTcgcttgacaggcagagtgacgcaagaggtggaggaagagatcttccccCAAATGTCAccaacacagccagggctgggccaggccaaagccaggaggagtcAAGAGCTCCACCCGgctcccccacgtgggtggcaggggcccgtggACTCAACCCCAGGGACTCCAACATGGGCTGCGGGCGTCCCAAGCTGCGGTTTAATCCGaggtaccacagtgccggcctaaccCCCCTTGAAAAAATTCTCGGCTTCTgacatggatggaagattccatcCAGGGTTGGGGGCTGACAAACGCGGTGGTCTGGCCCCCGGGAGGCCCCTGCCGGCTGCCTGAGCCTGGAGCcagccactgccctccctgggtgTCTCCACTCCCTCCATGGACTTCAGGGTTAAGCCCCGCCAAGCCCGCACTCGGACAACTCCGGCACCGCTGGCGCGGGCCTTCCTGGCGGCCGCCGGGCTGCACCTGCCGCCCGGCGCGCCCTGCAACCCTCCCCGCCCGGCGCGCCCGGCTCAGCCTGTCTGTCACGCCCCCACTTCTGTTCCAAGCCATCTCAGGCGCAAGCTAACGCCCTCCCCCGCGCAGCTACCAAGTCCGAGAGCGAGCGCGAGGGAGCGCGAGCGCACTGCCCACTCAGACCTGCCGGCCCCTGGCCTGGGACCTGCCGCTCCCCTCCCCGGACATCGGGTTCGCCGTCGCGCGTCCCGCACAGGCCACGGCCCGCAGCTGAACCGCATCGAAACCACGTGCGCAAATTTCCAACCCCGCGTCTTACTCTTGAccacggcgggggggggggcggggggaggcggcGAGGGCACGCACGTGGGCAGGGGTCTCGGGGTCCCCCGCGCAGGCTGTAGGGCCCTCGGACTACCACGCAGGGCAGGCACTCACCTGTGAGGGCAGCGCCGGCCGCGGCGAGTCCGGTCCGGGAGTCCCCCGCGCGGTCGCGGCCTCGCGAAGGGAACCAGCCCCGGAAGGCCGCGCTGCGTACGCTGCACACTTCGGGAAGAGCcgtcctttctcccttcctttttcttctgagAGGCTCCGCCCGCGTCGCCGGAGCCCCAGAGCCCATGGACGTTAGGGCGCCGTCCGCCGGTTCCCGCTCGAGGTCTGCGGTGTTCCGCGCAGGCGTGAGCGCCTCGGTCCCTCCCACTCCCGCCTCCCCTTGACAGGCAGCTAGATCCATCTGTAAGACGGCGAGCCTGAAGGCTGGCTCCGCCCAGGTGTGGCTCAAAAGAGCGGCGGTTTCCGGGAAAGGCGCCTTCCCAGAAGACCACGGCAAATTCGCGCTCGAATTTTCATTGGCCTAACCAAGTCCCAGACTCTGGCCCCCGCTGGTGAGATGCGACCTCTGATTGGGTTAAACCTCCAAGATCCCGCCTCCCGAGTTGCTCTCCATTGGTTGCGGCGAGAGGCGTGTCGGGAAAGATAGGGGAAGGGCGGTGGGCGGTGGCAAGATGCGTTCCTTCCACTTTCACCTGTAAAAGACTCGGGAAATGTCACGACTGGATGCGCTCTCGGGAAGCAGCAGCCGCCGATGTAGCCGATGCTGTCGATCAGACGCAGCGTGTCCGTGGGGACGCCGGTGGAAGTCTACCTGGTGCAACACCTGAGCGGATCTATCCCGCCAGAGCTGACACCCTAACGCACACGCAGAGGGAGACCGGCTTCCGCCAAACGGAGACGAATCGAGGGTGGGGACGGAGGTGTGGCTGGGGCGGGAAGGTGGCAGGTGCGCCCAAGCCACGCGGTGGCACGGCGGCCTCCTGTGTCAGCGAACCGAGGGGCCCTGGGGAAGCCGCTGCCCCCAGCTCCGGCCGCCGCGAGCTTCGTGGGTGCGGCAGCTCAGTTCTGCGGCGTGGGAACCACGGCCCGGCTAACCCGGGGACCTGGGAAACTGGAACATGCGAATAGAAAAGCCCACAGCTGCCTCCTCCCGTTCTGAGAGGCTCTTTCCTTGCAAAGCCGGGCAGAGCCCTTAACCCGTGGCTTGGCTGCGGCGCGTGGAGTTTAATCTGCTCTTTGCTTGTGTTCCCGAGACAACCCTTGCTGTCACATTTCAGGACTTGTTctcattttgagagagagagaggagagcgtgtgcgcccatcctctggttcactccccagatgcccacaacatctggagcaGGCTCTCCAGCAGATGCACGGCTGCAGGAAATGGGGTGAGGGATGTCCCCAGAGGAGCCcgggactccacccaggtctcccacgtcggtgccaggggcccaataacttcgGCCATCGCTTCTGCCTTGCAgggttagcaggaggctggaggctggagccagggcgtGGACCCAGGCagttaactgctaggctaaaggcCCATCGCTTCTGGGCTATTTCTTGCGGCCACCTCTCGCTTCATACAGTGGGTGAAAATGTGGGTTATTGAAAATAAGTTGGAGGCAGAGTAGAGAGGGTGAGTGAGTCTCCTCGGAGTAGTGGtccttttaaaatgagtttttaggggatggtgttgtggctcaggggTTAAGCTGCCGACTGCAGCGCTGGCtcacaccaccccccaccccccataggCGATAAAGCAGCATAAACGGTCCATCCCACGGTggcaggcctggaagaagctcctggctccggggactcagcctggctgttgcagccatctggggagtgaaccagaggatggaaaatctctctctctgtaactttgactttcaaataaatcttataataaaaaaataaaagttgggcACAAACAAAGTTACTTGCAAATTAACTAATGTGGCTTAGATGACTGTGGCCAGTGCGTTAGCCTCTCTGTAGAATGGGGCCATCCTAATATCCACGGGCTCAGGCTGAtgtgaggagggaggggaagtggTGCCAAGAGCTTTGCACgaggcccagcacagagcagaaTGGTGGGGTGACATTTGGCATCAATAGCAGCTTCCGTGTTTGCCagcaacccccacccccccaaccctCATGATGGGCTTACAACCTGCGATAGGCACATTGACAAATTGGTAGGATTTGTCACCAGCCTACATGGGCGACGTTCTGAAGATGAGCCTGGCTTACACAACCAGGGAGCCTGCGGTCCCCTGTGCCCCATGGAACCCGTCCAGGGAGGAAAAGGCACATCTGTCGTGTGTACAGAGTCCCTGGCAGCGCTGCACACAGACCTGACTTAAGAACCGTTAAGTCTGTAAACACAGCATGGCTCTTccctccagcccccgcccccgccactgTCAGTGTTGCTCTCTGGGGCAGGCTGATGGCAGCGTTTGGTTGCTGTGCGAGGCTGTGTGTGTGACTTGGAGCCATTGATGTGCAGTAGCAGCTGAGCAGCCCTGCCTCCGATGCGCTGCCACCAAGAACCTGTCTTGTCCTGTCTCTGCCTTGGCAGGCTCATCTGTGCTCCTGCGGCTGCATCGGGGCGAGCTGAGGCTGTTTCGGGGAGGGGCATCGGTCAGAGGCCTGCATTTTGGGGATGCCCTGGAAGCCATGGAGAAAGTCATTCTATTGGGTCTGAAAGGGGTTTTATGGGCACTTAAAGAGTTGCCAGCAGGTGCGGGAAAGGTGGCTCCTGGGGCCTAGGAATAAGAACTTGGCAGCAGGTGCTTCTGGGGCTGTGGTGGACAGGGTTTGCAGCCCTGGGATTTTCTGCAGAAGGCAGAGTCCCAGGAGAGAGAGTGGGATTGGCCCAACCAGTTGGAGCCATGCACCTACTGGAGAAGCCTGCTAGACAGTTCTACTGAGACCATGTTTCCCAAAGGAATGGGATGAGGGCTCTCCCCAGAGGAAGGGGGGATGGATTCTGGGAAGGTGGGAGGAGTCGAGGCCCATGAGCTTAGGAGCTGAGGTGTGGCCATGAACACAGACAGAACAGCATGAAGCAGGGTAGGGCTGGGCCCATGTCACCACGGGCCGCAGCTGGGAGGAGACAGCTGGAGTaagacatgtgcacacacacacacgtgcacactcagATGTATATCATACAGTCATGTGCATACTCATACACATATGCACATCAACATGTGTATACCCGAGTGtatacactcatacacatacacacatatacacaaatgcacacacacgcactcatgcacacacatgctcacaatgACATACGCATGCACACATGCATTCAAGCACACACATgcttacacatacatacatgcactcAGGCACATGCTTATGCgtgcacacacaaatgcacatgctgagggactg is a window encoding:
- the NXT1 gene encoding NTF2-related export protein 1; the protein is MASVDFKTYVDQACRAAEEFVNVYYTTMDKRRRLLSRLYMGTATLVWNGNAVSGHESLSEFFEMLPSSEFQISVVDCQPVHDEATPSQTTVLVVICGTVKFEGNKQRDFNQNFILTAQASPSNTVWKIASDCFRFQDWAN